The Chitinophagales bacterium genomic interval CCTTCCATTGCAATGAAAGAGTATGACAGTTACAAAGCCGCACATCCTGAATCATTCGGTACACGGTCGGCCAACTGGACACCAGTCGGTGCTGCCGTAGTTCCCGGAAATGGCGGCGGTGTGGGTAGGATCAATGTTATAAGGTTTGATCCAAACAATTCAAACACCATGTACATCGGTGCTGCAGGCGGCGGTGTCTGGAAATCAGTTGACGGTGGCGCCAGTTGGAGTGATATTACTTCTTCCATTCCCGTAACCAGTATTGCCGACATTGCCGTAGACCCGGGCAATTCAAATATTATATACATTGCAACAGGTGATGGGTATGGCTATGAAGCAACCTGGCAATCAGACAACGATTTCTGGGGCGGTGTGTATTCTTCAGGTGTGCTGAAATCCACTGATGGTGGACAGACCTGGTCAACTACCGGATTATCCTATACACAAAATATTAAAGAGATAGTGCAGCGGCTGGTGATCAGCCCTTCCAATTCTTCGCTGTTGCTGGCAGCTACCAGATCAGGTATCTATCGTACCAGCGATGCCGGTGTGAGCTGGACATTGGTAAATGCGAACCATTGCTACGACATTGAATTTAATACGGCTGACCCGAATACAATTTATGCAGGCGGCAACCAGGATCTGCTGAAATCAGTCAATGGCGGACAAACCTGGACCGTGATGAAAGATAATTTATGCGGAACAGGCAGAATTTCCATCGAAACAAGTGCTGCCAATTCACAGGTGATCTATGCGCTGTGTGAATCAGGCACACTTTCTAAAAGTACAGATGGCGGTGCAACATGGACTACAAAAGCTTCTCCAAGCGGAGCTGCGAGCTTCTATGGATACTATGATCTGATCCTGGAGTGTTCAGATGCTAATGCTGATGTCTTGCTGGCAGGTGGTTTATATGTTGCGAAGTCAACTAATGGCGGCACGTCCTGGCAAACCATTTCATCATGGTCACCTTATACTGCATCCAACTATGTGCATGCAGACAACCATGAGCTTGAATTTCTTCCCGGCAGCACACAAACCATTTTTTCGGGCAATGATGGCGGCATATTCAAATCCACTAACCAGGGCACTTCCTGGACTGATCTGAGTGCCGGTCTGCGCATAGCGCAGATCTACCGCCTTTCCACTTCGGCCACTGATCCATCGATCGTGTATTCAGGATGGCAGGATAACGGAAGCAACCGCTGGAACGGTACCAGTTATACGCAGGTGTATGGTGCAGATGGAATGGAAGCTTTGGTAGATTACACCAATGCAAACATTGTTTTTATTGAAACACAATATGGCAGCATTTATAAATCCACCAATGGCGGCGCTTCATTCTCCTATGTAGCGCCCAGCTCAGGTGCCTGGCTGACACAATACATCATGGATCCTGTAGATCATAATAAAATGTATGCCGGCTATTCATCATTATACAGATCAACCAACAATGGCAGCAGCTGGTCGGTTTTTGGAAGCAACATCTATGGCGGAAACACCTGCACAGCAATCGCCGTTGCGCCTTCCAACACCAATTACATTTATACCAGTTCGCTTGGCCTGATGAAGAAAACAACGAATGGTGCATCCCCGTTTTCCGATATCACCGCCGGTCTGCCTGTAGCCTCTGCAGGCATCAACTACATCGCCGTCAGTAATACGGATCCAAATAATCTGTGGGTGGTATTCAGCGGTTATTCTGCAGGCAACAAAGTATTTCATTCTGCCAACGGCGGAAGCACATGGAGCAATGTTTCCGGCACTTTGCCGAACATTCCCGTCAATACTATCGTGTATGAAAACGGAAGTCCCAACCGCGTTTACATCGGCACGGATATAGGTGTTTACTACCGTGATGATAATACATCCGACTGGGTATTTTACAATGACGGGCTTCCCAATGTGATGGTGCATGAACTGGAAATCAATTATACATCTGATAAACTGGTAGCAGCTACTTACGGAAGAGGAATTTATGAAGCAGATCTTGCAGGCAGCTCGCCCACACTAACCATTGCCACCACACCTTTTACATCATCTTCGTTTTGTCCGGGTCAAAACATCAGTGTTGCTTATACCACCAGCGGCGCTTTTACATCCGGCAATGTGTTTACGGCGCAGCTTTCTGATGCCAATGGCATTTTCAATGCACCCACCAATATCGGATCATTAAATGCAACAACGTCAGGTAACATCAGTGCGGTAATTCCTGCCACTGCAACGGGTTCCGCTTACAGAATAAGGGTGGTGGGGTCAAACCCTGCCACAACAGGTACTGATAACGGATCAGATCTGGCGATCACGTGTCCCGCGCCTACCAGCCTCTCGGCGAGCAACATCACCTCCAGCAGCGCTTCATTGAACTGGTTGCCTCCCTCCTGTGCTTCCAAATTTCAGCTGCTGTATAAGGTGAGCACTGCATCTGCCTGGACTAAAGTGCTGGTAACAGGCTCAACTTATCCGTTAAGCGGATTAAGTGCGAGTACAAAATACAAGTGGAAAATAAGGACACAGTGTGTAGCGACAGCTCCGAAGGTATTTTCATCTTATTCGCCGGTTGCAACATTCACAACGGCGGCGCTAAAATCAGGTGGCGATGCCATAACAGCTGCAGACGGGCTGGAAGTATTTCCTAATCCGCTGAACCACTCCGCTACGATTCAACTGCAATTAGAACAATCTTCCCGCATAGAGCTTAACCTGCTCGATGTACATGGAAAAGTGGTAAGGAAGTTATACGAGGGAATGGCAGATGCCGGCACGCTGCAGATCGATTTGCAGCGTGATCAGCTCGCGTCCGGAATTTACCTGTTGCAGCTGATGTCGGATGAAGGTATCGTGACCAGGAAACTAGTAATAGAATAAACAGCTTGTATCAGGAAAGAGGCTGTCTCAAAACTAAGATTTGAGGCAGCCTCTTTTTTTATTTTCTGGCGAGAAAGATCAGGTGGAATATTAATTGAAGGCTGATTGCTACGGCCGCTCATCCGGATAAGTCACCAATGCTATTTTATCTCCTGTCGGATTTACGACGATGCGATAAAATTTTTCCACTGCTGTACCTTCCAACTCAGCAATGGATAACCAATCCTTATCGGTGCCCGGCAGATATTTATACAACACGCCCTCCGAGCCCATCAAAAAAGTACCATCAGGCATTAATCCAAAATCTTCTGCACCCGGCAAAGCGGCCACAATCTCTGATGACTTGCCGGTTTTCAGATCATAAAAATTAATGGTGGTGGAAGTGGAATCTTCATCAAACTGCACATAATAAAATCCGGTAGAAGTTTTTCCCGGCATACGCACCAGGCAACGGCCTATTCTTTCTCCTACTTTTTTTATCACACCTGTTTTATAATAACCCAATTGCAATGTCTGCGGCTCACCCAGCACAAACATGGCCACCACGTCGCTATTTGCCCAGCAATAGTATCCCACCGGATTCAGCCCAGCAAAAATGGGAACATACTCATCATGCGCCATTGCTTTGGTAAATAACTGCGTGCTGTCGTCTTCCAGCACACGTACGCAGGATATTCCGCTCTTATCCGGCATCAGCATGGGTGAATATTCCGCTGTATTAGGTGTATGCGTTATCTGCGATGTCTTGGCGAACTGATAAGTGTATTTATAGATATCGGCTTTCGTGCTGTCGCGGATAGAAGTATAAAGCAACCCTGTGCCATCCGGGAGAAAGTAAGGTTGATTGTCATAACCCTTCCAGGGCGTTATTTTCTCAGGTTCACCAACAAGGTATTTTCCTTTTTCATTTTTGGAAATACTGAGTAAATAAATATCTGTAGCCGGCAAATTACCCTGGGCAATGGCAGTCGCTGCACTTGAAACACACCATATAAAAGCAAAAAAAAACGGAAGGACCCTGTTCATACGCTGTTGAGTTTGTTGATCAGACTTATTCAGGGCTCTAAATTAAGAAGGGAATTGGTATTTTGCGTTAACGCACCGTTTGTGACCGGTGCAAGTGAACAACACATTCCATCATGCATTTTTTTGTTTTGCTTCCGACAGATATTTTTTCACAACAATTGCATCCTCACTAGTCCATGCTTCCCCGTATCACCTCTTATCACGAATACAAAAATGCTTACGACCAAAGCCTGAGCGACCCGGATGGTTTCTGGACTTCAGTGGCTGAATGTTTTCACTGGAAAGAAAAATGGAACAAAGTTCACTCGGGCGGATTTGAAAACGTGGATTACAAATGGTTTGAAGGAGGCAGACTGAACCTGTCTGAAAACTGTTTGGATGTGCACCTTGCATCTGATGGTGATAAAGTCGCTATACTTTGGGAACCCAATCATCCCGATGCGAAGGCAAGGGCTATCACCTATCGTGAACTCCATGCATCGGTTTGCCGGTTTGCCAACGTGCTGCGGCAACTGGGTATTGAGAAAGGCGATGTGGTATGCCTCTATCTTCCCATGATTCCTGAATTAACTATTGCCATGCTTGCCTGTGCAAGAGTTGGGGCTGTTCATTCCATCGTTTTTGGTGGTTTTTCGTCTGCATCATTGTCAGGAAGAATACTGGATGCTGCCTGCAAATTGCTGGTCACGGCAGATGGCTTTTACCGTGGAGATAAACCGGTTTACCTGAAACAAATGGCTGACGATGCATTAAAGGATACACCATCTGTCAAAAATGTAATCGTCTGTAAGCATGCTGATTTTGACATAACCGTGATCAATGGCCGTGATCTGTTTTGGGATCAGCTTATGCAGCAGGCAAGTGGTCATCACACTGCAGAAGTGATGGAAGCGGAAGATCCGTTATTCATATTATATACATCCGGCTCCACCGGTAAACCCAAAGGAGTTGTGCATACCACTGCAGGCTACATGGTATACGTCGGCTTCACATTTCTCAATATTTTTCAATACGAAAACAATGACGTCTTCTGGTGTACAGCCGACATCGGCTGGATTACGGGACACAGTTACGTTGTTTATGGTCCTTTGCTGAATGGCGCCACCACGGTTATGTATGAAGGCATTCCCGCTTTTCCTGATTGGAGCAGGTGGTGGCAGATCATTGACAAGTATGGCGTGAATATATTTTATACAGCTCCCACAGCCATCCGGTCATTTGAAGCACAGGGCACTGATCATCTCCGTGCAGCAAACCTCAGCTCATTAAGAATATTAGGCTCCGTTGGCGAACCCATCAATGAAGAAGCATGGGAATGGTATCATAAAAATATAGGTCGCGAACGGTGCCCTATAGTAGATACATGGTGGCAGACGGAAACCGGCGGGATCCTGATTTCTCCGATTGCCGGCATCACGCCATCCAAACCATCCTTTGCAACGTTGCCGTTCCCCGGTATAGAACCTGTAATTGTTGATGCCAATGGCAGCCTGCTGCATGATGCGGTTGCAGAAGGTAATCTATGCATCCGCCGCTCATGGCCTGCTCAGGCACGCACTGTTTACAAAGATCATGAACGGTTCAGGCAAACTTATTTTACCGCGTATCCCGGAATGTATTTTACCGGTGATGGCTGCCGCAGAGATGCCAACGGCCTATACCGTATCACCGGCCGTGTGGATGATGTGATCAAAGTCAGCGGGCATCGTATTGGCACGGCCGAAGTGGAGAATGCCATCAATGAGCATCCGGAAGTAGTAGAGAGCGCAGTCGTACCTGTTCCGCATGACATAAAAGGTGAAGCAATTGTTGCCTTCGTTATCTGCCGTAAAATGCAGACTGGAGAGCAAAGCCTGATGAAAGAGATCGTGCAGACTGTCTCCAATATCGTCGGGCCGATTGCCAAACCGGAGAAGGTCTATATAGTATCCGGCCTGCCTAAAACCCGCAGTGGAAAAATAATGCGGCGCATACTCCGGAAAATCGCGGAAGGATTTCCGGAACAGGCGGGTGATATTTCCACCCTGCTGAACCCGGAAGTGGTGGAGGAGATAAAGTATAAAGTAAGGCAGGTTAGTCCATAATTGGCTGAGTATAGCACCAGGTCTTTCATTAATAATAAAAGTTACATCATACAGATTCCCGCCTATATTCAATATGTAGCTTGTTAACTGATTTTCATAAATTTATCTGCAATTTCAAAAGTTTTAATAAATTTGATTTCCCAAACAATTCATCTCTAACCTGTTTCTCATGAAAAATTTCTTCGCAATTGTTGTTGCCATTGCTTTCACTGCAGTTTCCTGCACGAAAGAATATACGAATCCAACGCCTGTTGTTGTTGATAATACCAATAATAACACCGGTGGTACGGGTGGAACAGGCGGTACGGGCGGTACCGGCGGTGGTACGGGTGGAGGCACAGGCATCTCTGCTGTTCCTTCTACCTTTTCACAAAAAGCTTTGGTGGAAGAATTCACCGGCACGTGGTGCGGCTATTGCCCTGATGGTGCTTTAATTCTCGATGACCTGATTCTTCACAATCCAGGTAAAGTCATCGGAGCTTCTGTTCACGAAGGTGATCCGATGGAAAATACTGTATTCGCAACGCTTGATGGTAACTTAGGAGGGGTAACCGGTTTCCCCAGCGGCCTGGTGAATCGTCAGCCTTTTAGCGGACAACTGATGATGGACCGAAATTATTGGGAAGGTGCAGCCAATATGATTCTTACTGGTGCTCCGGCCTGCGGGTTGGCCATCACTTCCTTTGTACAGTCGGGCAATCTTAATGTAACAGTTCATTGTGGTTTTAATACAACCTTATCCGGTGACTATCGCGTTACCATCTACCTCACAGAAAGTGCCGTGACAGGATATCCGCAGGCTAATTATTATGATGATGGTTCCTTAGATCCAAATTCACCACTGGTAGGACAAGGTGATCCGATTATTGGGTGGGAACATAACAATGTGGTTCGTACAGCTTTAACAGACAACCTCGGTGATGTTATTCCAGCAGCCAAAATGGTTCCAGCCGGAGAATATGTTATAACTAAAAGTGCAAGCATTACAGGATATAATGTAAACAACCTGAAAATTGTGGCATTCATTAACCTCGTTGGTACAGATCCTATGTCGCACAAAATCCTGAATGTACAGGAAGCAAAACCATTCCAGGTTAAGAACTGGGATTAAGACATACCTTGATTTTTTTAAAAAGGAAGCCGGTGCTTCCTTTTTTTATGCGCCTGCCCGTAAATCCTCCTGTCACGTTTTAAATTAAAGGCTATCTTTACACGCGCAAAGTTTAATATTCACCTGATGGTTTCCGATAAATACCGCGTTATGAATGGATCTTCACTTCCGGCAAAAATCATTCTTTTCGGCCTTTTGCTTTTCTCTTTCAGCAGTTGTTTTCAGTATCCTGAAGGTCCTTTTTTTACCCTGATGACGAAGGATGAACGGCTTGCCGGTAACTGGGATATCGATCAGGTGATAGATCCAAATGGCAACGATGTTACTGCTGAATACGCCGGACAGACCTTATATGTACAGGTGAACAGGGATTCAAAAAGTCTCAGTTATTTCAAAGATAATACCCTGTATTCCTTCGGCACCTATGCATTTGCCGACCATAGCGACGATTTTATTGTAATCTACACACTGTATAAAGGAACGGATCAGTCCAAAGAAATCAAGCAGATTTTCTTTACCATCCGCAAACTCAGTGATAAGTGGTTTACCTATATTGACAATGAAAATTATGAGTTTCACTGGAAGAAGAACTGAACATTTTATTTCTCCGTACCACTTATTTAATTCCTCTTGTTTCAACGATGCAGAACAGGAGACCCTCATGAACTGCGGAACTTGCTGATAGCACTGCAGACTTGCTGCCATTCCACCGAATGGCATGATGGTTTTATCTTGAAAAAAATAATAGTTCCATCATTCAACTCTTTCCTCTTTGAGGGTTAATTTTGACCCATAGCTCATTATTTTCATTCTTCATCTTAAAATATTCAATTACATGTCAGTCATCATTCAGATCAATGCCAGGCAAATCCTTGATTCAAGGGGCAACCCCACCGTAGAAGCAGAAGTAGTGACCGAAAGCGGTATCATGGGAAGAGCAGCCGTTCCATCAGGTGCTTCTACCGGAAAACATGAGGCTGTGGAATTACGCGACGGCGACAAGAAAGTTTATGGTGGCAAGGGTGTTTTCCAGGCAGTGAAAAATATCAATAAGATAATTGCGAAAGAGCTGATGGGTGTGAGTGTTTTTGAGCAGCAGATGATTGACAGGATCATGCTGGGTGCAGATGGCACTGATAACAAATCCAACCTCGGAGCTAACGCCATGCTCGCTGTTTCACTGGCTGCTGCCAACGCGGCTGCCAATGAATTAGGCATGCCGCTTTACAGATATGTAGGCGGCGTTAATGCCCGCACGCTTCCTGTTCCCATGATGAACATTCTGAATGGCGGTGCTCATGCAGATAATAAAATTGATTTCCAGGAATTCATGATCATGCCTTTCGGCGGGAGCAGCTTCAGCGAAGCATTGCGTATGGGTGTGGAAGTATTTCACCAGTTGAAGAGTGTTTTGAAGAAGAAAGGATATTCCACCAATGTTGGTGATGAAGGCGGCTTTGCTCCCAATATTCAATCGAATGAAGAAGCCATTGAAACCGTCCTGAAAGCCATTGAAGAAGCAGGTTACAGCCCGGGGAAAGATATCTGGATTGCCATGGATGCTGCCGTATCAGAGCTCTGGGATGCAAAAAAGAAAAAGTATGTGTTTCATAAATCCGATGGCAAAGCATTCAGCTCTGATGAGATGGTTGACTATTGGAAAAAATGGATTAAAAAATATCCTATCGCTTCACTTGAAGACGGATTGGCGGAAGATGACTGGGCAGGCTGGAAAAACCTGACGATGGCTGTTGGTGACAAAGTTCAGCTCGTAGGTGATGACCTGTTCGTAACCAATGTAAAACGGCTTCAGCAGGGAATTGATGAGAAAATAGCCAATTCCATTTTGGTTAAAGTAAATCAGATCGGAACACTTTCAGAAACCATCAATGCGGTAGACCTCGCGCACCGTAATGCCTATACCACTGTGATGAGTCACCGCTCCGGCGAAACAGAAGATACTACCATTGCAGACCTTGCCGTTGCATTGAATTGCGGTCAGATAAAAACCGGCTCTGCGTCCCGTTCAGACCGTATTGCCAAATACAATCAGTTGTTGCGCATTGAAGAACAATTGGGAGATGACGCTTACTTCCCGGGAAAAGATTTTAAATTCATATAACGGAGATCAGGCTGGTATTCACTGCCGTTGCAGTTTCACCAGGTTTGTTTTGAGTGACTGAAGGATAGCTTACGAGTTTATCCCGGTTACCCTTCAAAAAATCGCATGAGTTCCAAAGAATTAAAATACAATGCACGCGGTGTATCGGCTTCCAAGGAAGACGTATATGCTGCCATCTCCGGACTCGACAAAGGACTTTTCCCCAATGCTTTCTGTAAGATATTCCCGGATCATTTTTCCAACGATCCGCACTGGTGCAGCATTGTGCATGCAGATGGCGCCGGTACCAAATCATCGCTGGCCTACATCTACTGGAAGGAAACCGGTGATGCCTCCGTCTGGAGAGATATAGCGCAGGATTCCATCGTGATGAATACCGATGACCTGATTTGTGCAGGTGCTACCGGACCCTTTCTTTTTTCTTCCATTATCAACAGGAACAAACACCTGATACCGGCTGAAGTGCTCACCGAAATTATCGCGGGCACAGCGGCTTTCATGCAGCTCATGCAATCACATGGCATTGACATTCATTACATGGGCGGCGAAACCGCAGATCTGGGTGATATTGTCAAAACCGTCACGGTTGATTCAACCATCAGTTGCAGGATGCCGCGCGAAAAGGTGATTAAGAATGAAATTCCGGCCGGTGATGTCATCATCGGTCTTGCTTCATCAGGCAAAGCAACTTATGAATCCGTTTATAACAGCGGCATCGGCAGCAACG includes:
- a CDS encoding T9SS type A sorting domain-containing protein, which translates into the protein MATLILLITGSISMAQQQANNNLQPKSLAPDNFYSIQENFYSQFGKPDPAQLQSENEAEDSQDKSFYNQFKRWEYLMEARTFPSGNLPDPSIAMKEYDSYKAAHPESFGTRSANWTPVGAAVVPGNGGGVGRINVIRFDPNNSNTMYIGAAGGGVWKSVDGGASWSDITSSIPVTSIADIAVDPGNSNIIYIATGDGYGYEATWQSDNDFWGGVYSSGVLKSTDGGQTWSTTGLSYTQNIKEIVQRLVISPSNSSLLLAATRSGIYRTSDAGVSWTLVNANHCYDIEFNTADPNTIYAGGNQDLLKSVNGGQTWTVMKDNLCGTGRISIETSAANSQVIYALCESGTLSKSTDGGATWTTKASPSGAASFYGYYDLILECSDANADVLLAGGLYVAKSTNGGTSWQTISSWSPYTASNYVHADNHELEFLPGSTQTIFSGNDGGIFKSTNQGTSWTDLSAGLRIAQIYRLSTSATDPSIVYSGWQDNGSNRWNGTSYTQVYGADGMEALVDYTNANIVFIETQYGSIYKSTNGGASFSYVAPSSGAWLTQYIMDPVDHNKMYAGYSSLYRSTNNGSSWSVFGSNIYGGNTCTAIAVAPSNTNYIYTSSLGLMKKTTNGASPFSDITAGLPVASAGINYIAVSNTDPNNLWVVFSGYSAGNKVFHSANGGSTWSNVSGTLPNIPVNTIVYENGSPNRVYIGTDIGVYYRDDNTSDWVFYNDGLPNVMVHELEINYTSDKLVAATYGRGIYEADLAGSSPTLTIATTPFTSSSFCPGQNISVAYTTSGAFTSGNVFTAQLSDANGIFNAPTNIGSLNATTSGNISAVIPATATGSAYRIRVVGSNPATTGTDNGSDLAITCPAPTSLSASNITSSSASLNWLPPSCASKFQLLYKVSTASAWTKVLVTGSTYPLSGLSASTKYKWKIRTQCVATAPKVFSSYSPVATFTTAALKSGGDAITAADGLEVFPNPLNHSATIQLQLEQSSRIELNLLDVHGKVVRKLYEGMADAGTLQIDLQRDQLASGIYLLQLMSDEGIVTRKLVIE
- the acs gene encoding acetate--CoA ligase produces the protein MLPRITSYHEYKNAYDQSLSDPDGFWTSVAECFHWKEKWNKVHSGGFENVDYKWFEGGRLNLSENCLDVHLASDGDKVAILWEPNHPDAKARAITYRELHASVCRFANVLRQLGIEKGDVVCLYLPMIPELTIAMLACARVGAVHSIVFGGFSSASLSGRILDAACKLLVTADGFYRGDKPVYLKQMADDALKDTPSVKNVIVCKHADFDITVINGRDLFWDQLMQQASGHHTAEVMEAEDPLFILYTSGSTGKPKGVVHTTAGYMVYVGFTFLNIFQYENNDVFWCTADIGWITGHSYVVYGPLLNGATTVMYEGIPAFPDWSRWWQIIDKYGVNIFYTAPTAIRSFEAQGTDHLRAANLSSLRILGSVGEPINEEAWEWYHKNIGRERCPIVDTWWQTETGGILISPIAGITPSKPSFATLPFPGIEPVIVDANGSLLHDAVAEGNLCIRRSWPAQARTVYKDHERFRQTYFTAYPGMYFTGDGCRRDANGLYRITGRVDDVIKVSGHRIGTAEVENAINEHPEVVESAVVPVPHDIKGEAIVAFVICRKMQTGEQSLMKEIVQTVSNIVGPIAKPEKVYIVSGLPKTRSGKIMRRILRKIAEGFPEQAGDISTLLNPEVVEEIKYKVRQVSP
- a CDS encoding Omp28-related outer membrane protein codes for the protein MKNFFAIVVAIAFTAVSCTKEYTNPTPVVVDNTNNNTGGTGGTGGTGGTGGGTGGGTGISAVPSTFSQKALVEEFTGTWCGYCPDGALILDDLILHNPGKVIGASVHEGDPMENTVFATLDGNLGGVTGFPSGLVNRQPFSGQLMMDRNYWEGAANMILTGAPACGLAITSFVQSGNLNVTVHCGFNTTLSGDYRVTIYLTESAVTGYPQANYYDDGSLDPNSPLVGQGDPIIGWEHNNVVRTALTDNLGDVIPAAKMVPAGEYVITKSASITGYNVNNLKIVAFINLVGTDPMSHKILNVQEAKPFQVKNWD
- the eno gene encoding phosphopyruvate hydratase, which translates into the protein MSVIIQINARQILDSRGNPTVEAEVVTESGIMGRAAVPSGASTGKHEAVELRDGDKKVYGGKGVFQAVKNINKIIAKELMGVSVFEQQMIDRIMLGADGTDNKSNLGANAMLAVSLAAANAAANELGMPLYRYVGGVNARTLPVPMMNILNGGAHADNKIDFQEFMIMPFGGSSFSEALRMGVEVFHQLKSVLKKKGYSTNVGDEGGFAPNIQSNEEAIETVLKAIEEAGYSPGKDIWIAMDAAVSELWDAKKKKYVFHKSDGKAFSSDEMVDYWKKWIKKYPIASLEDGLAEDDWAGWKNLTMAVGDKVQLVGDDLFVTNVKRLQQGIDEKIANSILVKVNQIGTLSETINAVDLAHRNAYTTVMSHRSGETEDTTIADLAVALNCGQIKTGSASRSDRIAKYNQLLRIEEQLGDDAYFPGKDFKFI
- a CDS encoding phosphoribosylformylglycinamidine cyclo-ligase; translated protein: MSSKELKYNARGVSASKEDVYAAISGLDKGLFPNAFCKIFPDHFSNDPHWCSIVHADGAGTKSSLAYIYWKETGDASVWRDIAQDSIVMNTDDLICAGATGPFLFSSIINRNKHLIPAEVLTEIIAGTAAFMQLMQSHGIDIHYMGGETADLGDIVKTVTVDSTISCRMPREKVIKNEIPAGDVIIGLASSGKATYESVYNSGIGSNGLTAARHDVLNHGYYARYPETYDHNTKADLIYSGSKMVTDRYEEAPLDVGKLLLSPTRTYLPVVHKMLQKFSGEMHGIIHCSGGGQHKIMHYIDKLHIFKDNLFPLPPVFRLIQQESGTPWQDMYRVFNMGHRLEIYTEEKNSAALMDIAASFDIEARIIGYCEAADAKKLTIQTDFGQFEY